The nucleotide sequence CGGGAGTTCGTATTCGGAGCCGCCACCTCCGCGTACCAGCCTACCAGGCATGCAACGATCGTGAACCCCTGCAGTCTAGTCTGCTCCCGTATTGGGCTGGTATTCTGTTGCCAATCTTAGCTGGGGTTCTACTTGTACTACTATTTGGCTTGCAGTACGAGGGCGCCGTGGCTGAGGACGGCAGGAGCCCAAGCATCTGGGACACCTTCACTCACGCTGGTAACTAACCAATTAACCTGTCAGTTCCGTGCTGATTTGTCAAGAGCTGGACGCTGGTCGATGTTGATCAGGAGCTAAATGCCTGTAGAGTCCTAtgctcttctcctttttttttgcgGAATTATGTTCTTGTTTACGACGGCAGGGAAAATGGCGGATAAAAGCACAGGTGATGTCGCTGCCGACGGGTACCACAAGTACAAGGTATGGCACAAGCTTCTAaatgttagaataaattcgaggccaCCATTGATTTaccgaggatcaagcaatcacacaagtacgacaccgagatttgttaacgaggttcaccatcatggctacataccgggcctgactacgggcgctcctctccgtgacaccgtcacaataccgcacctcggccgcccgggcgccggcataCGTCGCCGGCTCtcccgcgtgcccgtgctattatgttggcacaggttacatcgtgtgtctaccccctctatatatgagaggtctaggatacaagtgtcctacttggacacgactcctactctgtctacacaccgtacgactccaaatccaactgtaacctaacttgtacaataatattcgacacaactctagcaaactccaccttggcgaatattctccaccatcttgaattcgtccgtgcgtcaaacctccatgtacattggacttgaaatacaccatgagcaccgctgctactcccagactccatgtgactccacctgcaactgtagtcccttctcgtctttTTCACAGTCAATACTTGAGCAAAATTAACTTCCTCATTACTCTACATTGTACTCCCAACTTTCGGAGAATCCGTTCAACGTCATCACACACCGATCATtaacctgcgtgaaagtgaacaactcacatattggacgccacacataagagttacctgaactcaacatcaccgctctttcttgaccgcttgtctgaaacttgaaggaactgcaccgtcgccctgtgtcaccttgagtcaaattcacagttgtctcaccctTTTCCCCGGATAGTCTCTGACATGTCCCATAGCTatagcactccacctccttctgtaCTTGTCACCCGCACTTTGTCATGTGCACcgaacaccacagaatatacggccatgtactctctctgtttttgacaatttcagactttccGTCACTTTCacagattctccatggtcaactcatGTCCATCTTCCGGtaccgatagacccagtcaccaacttgaatcgggtactcgtcaacactgcttcagcacccttTGCACAATTTTGTCTGACCCCATGTCTACCATTAGTGCCATGGtctgtcgctgtgtcccgtgcttaccgcacgcctcgccgctattaccgcatCGAGCCTCtactgtcctggtcgagtctcccgggtagctagcccccactgcctcaacccccactacagagaaccaccgatcatcaccgaccgatgtcgagtatcacgtctccatcaaACCATTGGGCCCCAGTCCGATCCACatgtctctcgctatcccgctgaaataggcttcgattctctgatatcttacaccgtagcccctccaccagcacagagtgaagtcttttgccagactccagctccaccttcaacatgactccatgatagatgatcagtccaccctcacGCCCCGTtgacttcaagctccgtgtgtacaccaccttgaatcaacccTGCGTAATAGTCtcgtcgaagccgcacaagcccccAGGCTTGCACCacatgtttccacgccccagaagccagccaccatcagcatcacgctcctatgtctcgctgaaatcaccgccgtcttctgctttgaccaaCATCCCTGTCGGTCCATCAGACtatccagtccgacccagccgaaattatccgactgcaaccatgctccaccccGCGTCGTGTCCGCCCGCACATCTGTGCATTGCCTTGACGCCCTGTGTACACTGGCGGAGCTACATGTAATGAAAATGGGCTATGGCCCGCCCATTCCAAAGCTAATACAGTGTAGGATTAAAGTAAACTGAGCCACGAGAAAAAAATATAGTGATCTTCCTTCATATTGGCCCGCCCAGCTTTGGTTGGGTAGCTCCGCCACTGCCTGTGTATGCATGATCCTGCCACGACACACTCCAGACTCCTCCGAGCCTTATACGCTTGTCGCCGTCTTCGGTTCCCTTTTGACTTAGCTGAACAACATCACTACTGCCATGCCGTCTCCAATCCATGTACAAAGCAAAGAATCCCAAGAAGTAGTCCCTCGTAGCCTTGTGCCGTGTAACAACTAACTCAAACTCTCAGCTCAACAGTAAACAATACACGTGCTTGACCACCTTTGCAATCTTCCTTGTTCTTTCCTTTCTCATGATCTAAACTCGATATGGGCAGCTATTTTCATGTTCTGACACACTGCAAAGCCTTCTGGAACCAGACTTTTTTTTCCTTAAACAAATCTCTTCACGTAGCTTCACGTTCCTGTGTTCTCACGTACCTCCAACCTGCACTGAAACAAGCCCTGTAGCTCTCCACGGATTCATGTGTGCTCCGCTGCGCATCGATCCATTGCCCGCCGCCTAGCGCACCACGTCCAGACTCGGCGTTCCGCTCAGCCGAACAGCTAGGATAGTAGCCTCCGTTGCACGCCTCACACGCCAGCCTGTAGATGCCTCGGGCCGGCCGGATGCCATCCGCCTGCGCTGCTGCTGCCTCGGCCGCTACTGGGATTGCAGCCGCCATCACACCATGGCCTTGGACTTCTCTCGCACGCTGCCCTGGTTTTGATTGGATCGAACGATCCGATTTGACCTGCTGCTTCCGCTATACGCCGCGCCGCCGCTGAGAACTCCGCCTGCTTCCAAACTCGTCGAGATGTCAAACCCAAGGACGCTGCCTGCCATACACGAGTTCGCCGCCGCCTTTGATCTGAGGCTCGATCTCGCTGATGCCGCCTGCTGCCACATACGCTGTCTCGCTTGATTCAATTGCTTCCCAAGTACCGATGTATCCCGGTCGATCGCTCGTCTGCACACGCCTCCTCAACGACTTACCACGCAAACACCATCAACCACAACACCTGTTCTTCTTCCTCTAGATCAACTGTCTGAAGCCTTCTCAAAACTTGCTCATGATActacttgttagaataaattcgaggccgccattgatctaccgaggaccaagcagtCACACAAGCCAGTCACACAAGCCagtcacacaagcacgacaccgagatttgttaacgaggttcaccatcatggctacatcccggggcctgactacgggcgctcctccccgtgacaccgttacaataccgcaccccggccgcccgggcgccggcacacgccgccggctcccccgcgtgcccgtgctattatgttgacataggttacatcatgtgtctacccctgctatatatgagaggcctaagatacaagtgtcctacttggacacgactcctactctgtctacacaccgtacgactccaagtccaactgtaacctaacttgtacaataatatttgaCACAACTCTAACACTAAATCTGGCTGTTTTTTGAGGGTCCGCAACCGCAAGGCCGATCAGGAGTTGCACCTTCATATTTGCTTCACACTCTCTTTGCAATCTTGCGTATTTGTGAAAAAAGATTAGCCTTGTTATCTACCATTTTTCCTTTCTGGTGcagaattgaagttttgtttcATCCCATGTTTCAGGATGATGTGAATCTCATGGCTGACACGAACCTAGAGGCTTATAGATTATCATGATCTATAACTTTTcatagattatcatgtgaatctcatggCTGACACAAACAATCTACCTTTACTTTATCATGATCTATATTCATCTAGGCCATGCAAAAGGGGATTATTGGCCTAAATATTGACTCGCGTTGGCCTTATCCTTTGACGAACTCTACTGTGGATTTAGAAGCAACGAAAAGATGTATGGACTTCAAGTTTGGCTGGTATGTTACTTTTACTCTACCTTAGCTTCAGAAATGCAGAACTAACCAACTTGTGGTTCCTTTTAGGATACTAGAGCCCCTTACGTCCGGAGATTATCCAGAAACAATGAAGAAAATTGTTGGTTCTCGTCTTCCATCCTTCACAAGAATCCAGTCTGAAGCTATAATTGGTACTGCAGACTTCATCGGGATAAATTACTACTATTCCATCTATGTGAGCAATTGCCCTTCAGACAAAGGCGTGCGCAACTATACTGCAGACATGTCAATTAGCTCCAAAAGTAAGCATCATTGCTTTACTGTTCACAAATACTCCTATATAGCAGCAGTTGTGGGCAATGTCATCTACTTATCTGCTGACAACAGAAAGTTCACACTGCTAACATATAAACTGACTAGACAATTCATTACGCTTCTGAAAAAGATTTACAACTCTGAGATTTGTGATCCAAAGGGCACATCTAAAAATATACATGTTTCTTTGATGCAGCTTCTAAAACAGACCCACCAGCTGGAAAGGTAAACTTTTTCATCAATGTGATTGTCAGATACAAAGACTGGGTTAAGCTATTCTCTAGATGAAATATCAAAGAGCTAGAATTCTAAGCTAACACGACATATTAGAAATTAATGAAATGCGCAAAGGTCGCATTGTTGAGCAAGATGCTGGGATTGGTCTATCTTCCAAGTTTTGACATACAGAATAACTTCTGAATGCAGGCTCCCGCGACGTCCTTTCCAAGTGACCCCGAAGGATTGCAGCATGTGCTACTGTACTTGAAAGAAGCATGGGGAGACATTCCCATTTATATCCAAGAGAACGGCAAGTTGATCTGGTTCCTCATTACAATGTTcccaaaaaagcaaaaaaatagttCAAACATCCTTGGAAAAACCACGTCCATGTTTACCGGCATCATTATTAATAGTTACAGTTCGTACATATTTGACGATATGTTTTGCCCGCTCTCCTTTCTCTCTTCAGGCCATGCAtctttttttttgaaccgggcattaCCCCTTTCCATTACTGCAACATAACGGAAATACAGCAGTCCACAAAAAGGAGAAAAGGGGAAGCGAGTCCAACGCATCGCCGGGAAACCCACTGTGAGCACTCGCCATCGAGATTACTCACCGCGGGGCGAAAATCCGACGACACCTAAACACAGTAGCTAGCATCCAAGGCCTAAAGCCCCAAAAGAACACAAGACATAAAGCTCGCACTCAGCAGAGCAACAAAGTTCAAAACCACGTAAAGGGGGAAGTAACTCAGAACAACTTTTCGAGCCATGGAGCAGCATCTCCAGCAGATCAACACGCCGCCTCATCTTGGTTTGCCGCGCAGATTCTCATCATCATCGACGCGTTTTCTTTCAGCATCTCTGCCCCGCCCCTCATGGTAGCCGCTTCATCTTGCTTCATCAGTCCTGCCCAGTAGCACATTAAGGCACAAGTAGAAAAAATACATTCAAACGGGTTTGTAAGTGGTTTAAATTCAAAGGTAGCTCTATTGCGACAGGACCAGATCGCCCAGCATACAGCAGCAATCCCTGTTGTATAAAATTTTTCCCCACCAGGGAAGAACGCATAGCACCATGCATAAGCTTGCCAAATGTTGTCGGGGCACAAGGGAGTGCCAAACATGCATGCCACCGTCCTCCAGGTCACCCTGGCAACATGACATGTAAAGAACAGGTGTTGAGCAGTTTCTCGCCCAACACAAAAGGAACATTTAGGATTTCCTTTCCACCCTCGATGTTTCATCACTTCTCTCGTTAGGACAGCGTCCTGAAACAGCTGCCATAAGAATATTTGTATCTTCAAAGGTATTCTGGCATTCCAGATCCATCTAAAGTCACACCCAGCAATGTTCCTCTCCAAGAAAGAGTAAACTGATTTAGTAGTAAAGGAGGATTTCCCTCCCAGGCCCCATCTAATCACATCGGATGCCTCTGAAACACAGGCTTCTCTAGCCATTTCACTCACACTCATCCATTGATCACTGAGTTCATTACTCAATCTCCTTCTAAAGAAAGAGGAGGGATCAGCATTTTAAGCACTGAGCCACTGTGCACTCAGGGAAATTACAGATGGAGAATAAGCGAGGAAATTGATCCGCCAGAGGTGTGTTGTTCCCAATGGGGTCAATCCACACCCTAGCAACATCCCCAGATTGTATAATCACTCTTCTCCCGGCCATGTAAAGATATTTCACCTTCATAATGGCCTTCCAGCATGGAGAATCATTGCTTTTCATTTTAATACTAGCCACTGTGGCCCTCTTAAAATACTTGGCTTTCACAATATCTTGCCAAAGGCTAGATTTAGTTTCTAGTTTCCACCACCATTTAGTAAGTAAACTGAGGTTCTGTTTGTGTAAATCTTTTACACCCAGCCCTCCTTTATTCTTAGATCTGCATATTCTAGTCCATTTGACAAGATAATATCGCTTTTTATTCTGGGTCACGTGCCAGAAAAATCTCCTTCTACACTTGTCAATCCTAGCAAGTATAGTTTTGGAGAGAAGAAACATGGCCATATAATAAAACGCAATGCTAGAAATGTTAGCATTTAGCAGTGTCAGGCATCCTCCGGATGAGGCATTCCCCCCCAATCCAGAGTCACACTTTTGAATGTATCTGGATTCCAGAAAATCCCAGTCAGCAACTCGCAAGGATGAAAAGGTCACTGGCACTCCCAGATATTTCATGGGAAAGTGCCCTATTTGGCAATCAAACATTTCAGCATATGTTTTAAGAATATCATCATCCCCCCCACACATAGAATTTCACTTTTTTGGAAATTGATCTTGAGCCCAGACATGAGCTCAAAGATGTACAGCAACAATTTCATATTTACTGCCTTATCTAGGTCATGATCAATACACAAGAccgtatcatctgcatattgcagaaTGGCCACACTATTTTCAATAAGATCTGGTGCCAGCCCAGTAATTAGATTGTTTTTTGCGCTAATAACACCATCTTAGATAAGCACTCAACCGCTATG is from Triticum aestivum cultivar Chinese Spring chromosome 3A, IWGSC CS RefSeq v2.1, whole genome shotgun sequence and encodes:
- the LOC123063239 gene encoding beta-glucosidase 5; this translates as MASIAFSSLLLLLLLSAAHGAAAAGFTRSDFPREFVFGAATSAYQPTRHATIYEGAVAEDGRSPSIWDTFTHAGKMADKSTGDVAADGYHKYKAMQKGIIGLNIDSRWPYPLTNSTVDLEATKRCMDFKFGWILEPLTSGDYPETMKKIVGSRLPSFTRIQSEAIIGTADFIGINYYYSIYVSNCPSDKGVRNYTADMSISSKTSKTDPPAGKAPATSFPSDPEGLQRHASSNDTLDDTDRVDYMKSYIGSALAALRNGANVKGYFVWSFVDVFEYLSGYQSQYGLYRVDFDDEARPRQARLSARWYSAFLKNKNNGIHVQNELNYTGLRAEQ